Sequence from the Prunus persica cultivar Lovell chromosome G5, Prunus_persica_NCBIv2, whole genome shotgun sequence genome:
TGTCCGCGGGCGGTTACTCCCTCCCCTACTAGGTGGTTGATGATGACCGATTCACGTTGGTGGCACGATGTGCTTTGATATGATTAgggctttttttcttcttctcaatgttGTTTCTTatatttgggttttttctgTTCCAATTAAAGGTTGGGCCTCTTTGACTATTTATTGATTGTGAGATTCTATTTGCGCCTTTTGTTTCCTGtatatttttatcattttggGCTTTTGTTCTCTTAGTTGGCCCATGGGATACGTTATTTGTTTCTCAATTTATTCTCTcaataaaaacaaacccaaaaaaaaaatcatgttcATCTCTGAACTAAACCCAAGCAACCAAGGGCGGATCCACAGAGGAGCAAGGGTGGTCAATTGACCCCTGCAACCTCTGAAATCCTCCATTAGAGTCGCCCAAATTGACCCTTGCAAGGTGCTTGATGAAATGCCCCAATGGGGCAAACTCTTGTGCTGCTGTGCAGCTGTGGAGAGCTTGCGCGCAGCGcgcatcctttttttttgtttggtcgacatcaaaacgacgtcgtttcatttaagtggtttttttttttttttttgcgccCTCGACGTcgaaacgacgtcgttgcacttaaggtttgtttttttgcgCGCTATTcttcaaaacgacgtcgtttcacttatatatatattttttaataacacctggccaaaacgacgtcgttttggcacaggttaaaaaaaaccaaaacaaaacagcaGCACAATAGCACAGCAGCCCGATACCCGTCAGTTTCAAAACCCATTTTTATGAGTatattttgtataaatttttttcacctTTAGACATTGATCCCTGGAAGGAAATATCCTGGATCCACCACTGCAAGTAACATTAGAGAAAACAAATCCTGGTGAATGTTTGTACCACGATTTTTATGTTTTCGAAACTTCTTTCACAGATAATCAAAGATCTATCTTCAGTTCACATGAAGAACATGACGAAAATAgtaaacaaaaacccaatttgtGTCTTTGCTTTTGGTGTGAGAAATGGTGGTTTCAACTCGTCATTAACTAAAAACACGTAAGAAAATTGAATATTGTctggaagagaagaaaattcaaagttcCTTGGAAACGGACAATGTAGGCATGatgtgggaaaaaaaacttgtaaCGGGGATAACGATGTTTTGTTATCCATAgccaataacacaatgacaaGTGAAAAAACTATCTTATGTGTTATTATGTTATTGATCGGGAATAGCAAAAAGTGCTATACCCGTTGTATGAGAGTTTCTAGATGACAAAActcttttggtttttagaAACGGACAATTCCAACCCAGTTGTTTGTAACATAAAGAGGATAATGATATTAAACTATTCGATCAATATAGGTAACCCCTGCACTAAATCCCCCCCATTATAGCTACGCCGTTGAATTTGTgcctatttatttttatcatttttaggCTTTTGTACCCTTGTATTTCACAAGCTTTAATTGAAGCTGAAGCTGAATTCTAATGCCATGGATTTCTTAGCATCATTAAGATCTTCATCACCAAAAATGTTCCAAGTTCTCATTGCCATTTGTGTCATGGCTGCACTAGCTTGCCAGTCTGTGGATGCTCAAGGTTTGTCACCATCTTTAAATCTAATCACGTTTTGTTGCACCCGAAAAATTTCCACGTCTAAAACGGGCACCGTCACATTGAAAGATTTCTCGTCATTGCTATACTTGCGCTAATAATTTAAAAGTTATATACGAATTTTATAGACATGTTATGTTAGTGTCCTAATTAAAGCATCTCTAGCTGATTATATATGGTGGatgatatttttgttgttgcagtTTTAGCAAATGTGACAGCAGGGGCATTCACACTTCAGGTGAATTTAAGTAGTTCGACATTTCTTGAAGAACTGAACATTAGCAAATCAGACTTTCcaagtgattttatttttggagttGGTACTGCTGCTGCACAGGTACATgttataattattaaaaaaaatgaaattaaaatcaataaaaccaagtgtacgtattttaatatgtattgTGTGCAGACTGAAGGGTCGCCCAATGAAGGAGGGAGGGGACAAAGTGTTTGGGATTATCGTGCTAAAATACTCCCAGGTTcacataattaaatttaattatcttttaTTCATAAATTACCAACATTTAAATATTAGATAAAAGACTTACAATCTTCAATTACAGATACAATTATGAACAGTGACAAATTCTTTTCAGCAGTTGATGGATATAAAAGATACAAGGTAATTAGCTAATGAGAAAACATCCTTCAAATGTCcaatccaaattttttttattttttttatttttataaataaataaattgaactcccatatattttatgaaattttctgCACTTTAGGAGGATATTTTGCTCATCAAGGACCTTGGAGTAAATTCTTACCGATTCTCCATCTCGTGGACTAGGATCTTGCCaagtagggttttttttttaatgtaaggAATTACGTAGTAATATTGATTatgattttataataaaattttgatggaTCTTACATAGATGGAAGCTTAAGTGGCGGAATTAACCAAGAGGGTGTTGATCACTATAACagtttgattgatgaattaGTAAAAAATGGTAAGAATTACGCTACAAATTTCTGAATCCTAAAAAGTGTTATTCCACTAATATTATGTGTTTGCTTTaatgcttttttttgttttttttgtttgggtgtGTGTTCTAATAATGTATAGGAATCACACCTTTTGTGACGATTTTACACTTTGACTTGCCACAAGCCGTCGAAGAGAAGTATGGAGGTTACTTGAATCGCTCATTTGTGTAAGCATTTCATTTTTGGAAGTCCTTTTATAACTTTCTCTCATGTTTATTATGCTAGGCTCAGTCGTTCATGCATTAACGACTCACAACCACGCACTCACTCATTGCTCCTCTCATTTTGCATATATGATTtggataaagaagaaaagaagcatAAACTAAAACTCATATGTTTGTTCTCTGTTGCAGGGATGACTTTAGAGACTATAGTGAACTTTGTTTCAAGTTATTTGGAGACAGAGTTAAACATTGGTTCACATTTAATGAGCCAAGAATTATTGCATCTTACGGTTATGAGTTGGGGATTGCCCCACCAGGGAGGTGTTCACTTCCAAAAGATATATGTGTATTTAAATCTCCAGTTCCAGGGAAATGTTTTATGCCCGTAGGTCCGTGTAACTTGGGTGGTAACTCATCCACTGAACCTTACATTGTAGCCCATAACCTCATTCTTGCTCATGCCACCGTGGCTAAACTTTACCGAGAAAAATATCAGGTATTCTTCGTTATTAGAGGAGGTCATGAGTTCAAATGTTATACCGAACCACATTTTGATCAAATTacaaacaactttttttttttccttttgtctctattttttagggaaGTAGAAACAATCTTATTAAAGCTTGGTTTGAATGTGATCATCTTGCaggcaaaacaaaaaggtGAAGTTGGAATTGTGCTTGTTACACCATATTATGTGCcttattcaaaatcacaagAAGATCAAGATGCAGCAAATCGACTTTTCGACTTCTACTTAGGATGGTAAGTACAAATTACCACTCAATCTCTTGATCACTTACTTGGATGCTTTAAGTGATTTGTACGGTGCATTTCGTAACAATTAATTCTTACTTAATTTGCATTAGGTTTATGGATCCATTTGTGTTTGGAGAGTATCCAAAAAGCATGAGGGAGTTGGTGAAGGAGAGGCTGCCTGAGTTTactgaagaagagaaagtgaTGGTTAAGGGAAGTTTAGATTTTCTTGCGATGAATTATTACGCATCAAGTTATGCTAAAAATAAGCCACCATCTCCAAATGAAGTGTTGCGCTACACTCTCGATGCAGCAGCCGAAATCATAGGTAATTTACCTCCCTTGCGAGGAGAAAAATTTAGGTGTCACGGATGTATACACTCGGGATAAGCAAGCTTTTCTTGCTCAACAGagctaataataatttaaaaaaacaatatatgtTATTGAGTTTATATACGTTCTAAACTGTTAATAATCTGATCCTGATGCTGATGGTTTGATTGTTGCAGATGGCAAAGATGCTCCTGGTTTggtaagaaaattttaaattctaatCTTATTAGTTGATGCTCAGACATTAgaataaaattgtttgatCCTTAAATTTTCCTTGTGTTGCAGGGACATGGAAATTGGCCAGAAGGGCTGGAGAAATTGATGAACTATATAAAGGACAAATACAATAACCCCAAAGTCTACATTGCTGAAAACGGTTTGATTAATCACTTAATTAAATTACTAATGCAAATGTTTCATATACATAACATCCTAGCATGAATTATGATCTCAATCTTGTGcacttttgttgttgttgccatTTGCAGGAATTGCTGGTGTCAGGAATGATGCTCTTGACCTTAATGTACAATTAAACGACGCGTCTCGAATTATCTATGTTGTTCGTCACTTGTACCGACTCAATAAGGCGATTAAGTAAGTAATTAACATTTCTTAATCAACATCATAATCTAGTGTTGAAGTAGTACATTAAAGCAAAGATAATATGTCTGTCTCATTTCTTGCAGGAATGGAGTGAATGTCAAAGGATACTTCCATTGGGCTCTAATGGATGATTTTGAATGGGGCATGGGGTttaggagcagatttgggctTTATTACGTTGATTTCAACAGAAACTACACTCGTATCCCCAAGAACTCTGTTTTGTGGTTCCACAATTTCTTGAATGGCACGTATGAGAGTGACGTATACAAGAATGCAGCTAATAGTTTTACAAAGTGGTTGAAAGATTTGTCTAAACCCAAAGGAGGGCTACGTGGCCTTTCGATGAATTAAGTTTAgaagtttatctaatgaagTTTCTCTTAAAGTTGTactcatttttctctttcaatttgTAATACCAATTGAtgacagaaaattgaaattaaaattgaaatcgaAGTAGAGACCGTTATATGTATGTGTTACAAAGTTCAACCCTAATACTGTTGTTTTCCTTAATTATCTATCTTGTAAGGATGGGTGGCTCATTAGTTAACTACCTTAATCCTAACCCCTGTATACGATTAGTCAACTTTCTGCTTTGGtgtaaaacaaaattgaaataatgttATAggtatgaaaagaaaaataacaataaaaatgaaatcatGTGTTTGAAGTTTGTGGTAAACATttagggcatgtttactaAAGTTGAATGGGAATGCAAGAAACGGGAGTGACTCTCATTCCACTTTACTCTAATGtttactaaaaaataaaaataaaacattttttACTCTTAAGTGGTTTTCCATGAAAATGTATCCAAAAACTATCAAatcaaactaaaataaaatgtgaCTGTATGCCATCCTTCCTTCTTTAGGTATTGCTCAATGAGATGCGAGGAACCCACCCTACCATGCTGAAGAAGAAATATGTGATGAGTCTCCTGATTGGAGCAATGTTATTATCATCTTGGTTGAGCAAGTGCCAAATTAAtcttcatttataaataaacccaacTAGTGTCACAACTAAAAATGTAGCACAAGCCCAAACATAGAAAATGTTGGATGAAATCTTCTCCTTGTTGCAGTCTTCTTCAATATTCAAACCAACACT
This genomic interval carries:
- the LOC18775983 gene encoding beta-glucosidase 13; translated protein: MDFLASLRSSSPKMFQVLIAICVMAALACQSVDAQVLANVTAGAFTLQVNLSSSTFLEELNISKSDFPSDFIFGVGTAAAQTEGSPNEGGRGQSVWDYRAKILPGSHIFSAVDGYKRYKEDILLIKDLGVNSYRFSISWTRILPNGSLSGGINQEGVDHYNSLIDELVKNGITPFVTILHFDLPQAVEEKYGGYLNRSFVDDFRDYSELCFKLFGDRVKHWFTFNEPRIIASYGYELGIAPPGRCSLPKDICVFKSPVPGKCFMPVGPCNLGGNSSTEPYIVAHNLILAHATVAKLYREKYQAKQKGEVGIVLVTPYYVPYSKSQEDQDAANRLFDFYLGWFMDPFVFGEYPKSMRELVKERLPEFTEEEKVMVKGSLDFLAMNYYASSYAKNKPPSPNEVLRYTLDAAAEIIDGKDAPGLGHGNWPEGLEKLMNYIKDKYNNPKVYIAENGIAGVRNDALDLNVQLNDASRIIYVVRHLYRLNKAIKNGVNVKGYFHWALMDDFEWGMGFRSRFGLYYVDFNRNYTRIPKNSVLWFHNFLNGTYESDVYKNAANSFTKWLKDLSKPKGGLRGLSMN